A region from the Muribaculum gordoncarteri genome encodes:
- a CDS encoding phospholipase D-like domain-containing protein, producing MKISELSIQELHTIVNGDDAPSLRRKGKDLVMLFNKYGGYREVYDEKGLPSINKANGQRPSRKEFTIHHLRELNDSDALRVILEAVVKDSPSPEECIHIINPIIMHDGYSFVECNGIYSISGDIVYHNNDIINEAKFTKIQNDILIALSEAKLSVWVAVAWISNIVIVNKLEELYHAGVDVKILLNRDYTNHKYFPETDIPVFEKRGSGGGKMHNKFCVIDNQVVLHGSYNWSTNAETKNDEVITTTHGDLEMATNFSLRFKDLLNGALPFEK from the coding sequence ATGAAAATTTCGGAGTTATCAATTCAAGAACTTCACACTATTGTAAATGGTGATGATGCACCTTCACTTCGTCGTAAAGGTAAAGATTTAGTCATGTTGTTTAATAAGTATGGGGGTTACAGAGAGGTATATGATGAAAAAGGGCTGCCATCAATTAATAAAGCAAATGGACAAAGACCTTCTCGCAAAGAATTTACAATTCATCATTTAAGAGAATTAAATGATTCGGATGCTTTGAGAGTGATTTTAGAGGCTGTCGTAAAAGATAGTCCTTCGCCTGAAGAATGTATCCACATTATAAATCCAATAATCATGCATGATGGATATTCGTTTGTAGAGTGTAACGGGATATATAGCATAAGTGGTGATATAGTATATCACAACAATGACATTATAAATGAGGCTAAGTTTACTAAAATACAAAATGATATACTTATAGCCTTAAGTGAAGCAAAACTCTCTGTTTGGGTTGCAGTTGCATGGATTAGCAATATCGTAATAGTTAATAAATTGGAAGAATTATATCATGCCGGCGTGGATGTAAAGATTTTACTTAACAGAGACTACACTAATCATAAATATTTTCCCGAAACCGATATTCCTGTATTTGAGAAAAGAGGAAGTGGAGGGGGGAAAATGCATAATAAATTTTGCGTAATCGACAATCAAGTTGTTCTACATGGTTCCTATAATTGGAGTACAAATGCAGAAACGAAAAATGATGAAGTCATAACTACAACGCATGGGGACTTAGAAATGGCAACAAATTTTTCTCTTAGGTTTAAGGATTTATTAAATGGAGCTTTACCTTTTGAAAAGTAG
- the mobC gene encoding plasmid mobilization relaxosome protein MobC, with translation MSSNNKNIIIRLRVDEVTANAIRTKADSHFNGNISACIRCAALQYDGEAAPLSANSEITALLTAILRQLKKIGTNVNQTARQINERMKMSPYGLSSSDIQPFVFFRNDLSAIWEYLNQIKERL, from the coding sequence ATGTCATCAAATAATAAGAACATCATAATACGGCTTCGCGTGGATGAAGTGACCGCCAACGCAATCCGCACCAAAGCCGACAGTCATTTCAACGGCAACATAAGTGCCTGTATCCGTTGCGCCGCACTACAATATGACGGAGAGGCGGCGCCATTATCAGCCAATTCCGAGATAACAGCGTTGCTGACCGCTATACTGCGCCAGTTGAAGAAAATCGGAACTAATGTCAATCAGACCGCCCGTCAGATTAACGAGCGCATGAAGATGTCGCCTTACGGATTGTCCTCCTCGGATATCCAGCCATTTGTATTCTTCCGAAATGACCTATCCGCCATTTGGGAGTATCTGAACCAAATCAAAGAGCGTTTATGA
- a CDS encoding relaxase/mobilization nuclease domain-containing protein: protein MIVKKLGMVSGCGFPGAGYNERKVAEGVARLMAMENVDAAMRHKVELLHEAGFDCAGEIEKYLKERSRTYGNTKTTRFQFHIAASVKGQVMSADELTDFARQLMAEAGYGRQPYFVYYHHDTDNNHVHILSTRIQPNGFPIPDHHDYARLNAAANRILSSDINRDIQRMFSYGYLTEGQFANIIRSHGYKFERMDEGYVLFRGGVKAATISLSEIEKHIAQENDVRKERTKQLRAIIRKYKDGIAEGKVQNVENVKGHKGQKKKYVRRKVNPDIRKIKGSNGKTLSQEEQRHLSELLDTLKTKFGIDIHFQKDRNGEIRGYGIVDHNRKMALDGSKVMKLSELIDFAQKQERKASPLDIYRDLFSVEIRKSGVDGTMSIRLFDGSEHTRKMSPRQSAWYFNSPESEREDVAIRIAATMFSTEIFESVLQKYPVSDISSRIGSVNIIKMRDGGRAIRVVSANGFSATYPMTTEELRCHAKLQSEAANGYLRQLVILRITHEDATALTNRIKEQTSKSTGSITLPLRQSAYTQEQSKAFTSHQSTVLSRLIPSDTTSSHSANREWEVGKQSRHDHIDNQQSGTQLTI from the coding sequence ATGATAGTCAAGAAACTTGGTATGGTATCCGGTTGTGGCTTCCCCGGTGCCGGATATAATGAACGCAAGGTAGCCGAGGGCGTGGCCCGTCTCATGGCTATGGAGAATGTCGATGCTGCCATGCGCCATAAGGTGGAGCTGCTGCATGAAGCCGGGTTCGACTGCGCCGGAGAGATTGAGAAATATCTCAAGGAGCGATCGAGGACATACGGCAACACAAAGACCACACGCTTTCAGTTCCACATCGCCGCCTCGGTAAAGGGGCAGGTGATGTCGGCTGACGAGCTGACCGACTTTGCCCGTCAACTCATGGCGGAAGCAGGATATGGCAGACAGCCGTATTTCGTATATTACCATCACGACACCGACAATAATCATGTGCATATCCTCTCCACGCGCATACAGCCCAACGGTTTTCCGATACCCGATCATCACGACTATGCACGACTCAATGCCGCCGCAAACCGTATTCTTTCATCGGACATCAACCGAGACATTCAGCGGATGTTCTCTTACGGCTATCTCACCGAAGGTCAGTTCGCCAATATAATCCGGTCGCATGGATATAAATTTGAGCGTATGGATGAAGGTTATGTACTCTTTCGCGGTGGCGTCAAGGCCGCGACCATATCTTTATCTGAGATAGAGAAGCACATTGCCCAAGAAAACGATGTCCGGAAAGAACGCACTAAACAACTCCGTGCGATTATCAGGAAATATAAGGACGGAATTGCGGAGGGAAAAGTTCAAAATGTCGAAAATGTCAAGGGCCACAAAGGTCAGAAGAAAAAATATGTGCGCCGGAAAGTCAACCCCGACATCCGTAAAATCAAGGGCTCGAACGGTAAGACGCTATCGCAGGAAGAACAGCGGCATCTTTCGGAGCTACTTGACACGCTCAAAACCAAATTCGGTATAGACATTCATTTCCAGAAGGACCGCAATGGCGAAATCCGTGGCTACGGCATCGTTGACCATAACCGGAAGATGGCCCTTGACGGCAGCAAGGTGATGAAGCTGTCAGAGCTGATTGACTTCGCGCAGAAGCAGGAGCGCAAGGCAAGTCCGCTTGATATTTACCGCGACCTGTTCTCTGTGGAGATTCGGAAATCCGGCGTGGACGGCACAATGTCAATCCGGTTGTTCGACGGCTCAGAGCATACTCGCAAGATGTCACCACGTCAATCGGCATGGTATTTCAACTCGCCCGAAAGCGAAAGGGAGGATGTGGCAATCCGGATAGCAGCCACCATGTTCTCAACTGAGATATTTGAGTCCGTATTGCAGAAATATCCGGTAAGCGACATCAGTTCAAGAATAGGAAGCGTCAACATTATCAAGATGCGCGATGGCGGTAGAGCAATCCGCGTAGTATCAGCCAATGGCTTCTCGGCCACGTACCCTATGACAACGGAAGAATTGCGCTGCCATGCAAAACTGCAAAGCGAAGCTGCAAACGGTTATCTTCGTCAACTCGTAATTCTACGCATAACCCATGAAGATGCCACCGCGCTTACTAATCGCATCAAGGAACAGACCTCCAAATCAACCGGAAGCATCACTCTCCCTCTCCGCCAGTCAGCCTACACCCAGGAACAATCCAAAGCCTTTACCTCGCATCAAAGCACCGTCCTCTCTCGCCTCATACCCAGTGATACCACGTCCTCCCACTCTGCCAACCGCGAATGGGAAGTCGGCAAGCAATCCCGCCACGACCACATCGACAACCAGCAATCCGGCACCCAACTCACAATATAA